The following are encoded together in the Adhaeribacter arboris genome:
- a CDS encoding phosphatase PAP2 family protein yields the protein MQRLKQKYPWLFAFIRNRFRTGDFFGLPFTILFTLTVINLSMLSEIAENVVNSQKVKNLDIQVSGAFFNLRTPFISLVLYYFTQLGSVYGVTIITLLMSILLLWKQRLYQLLALLISVLGSGISMHFSKLYFHRERPLNLAYYTTESSFSFPSGHSTSAMALVGVLCYIALLEIRSKRIRAFVFITGICYILLIGFSRIYLGVHFLTDVAAGFLLGFLWVLLAIGLMEYSALKQFKLSRS from the coding sequence ATGCAGCGGTTGAAGCAAAAGTACCCTTGGCTTTTTGCTTTTATCCGGAATAGGTTTAGAACGGGTGATTTCTTTGGGCTTCCCTTTACTATTTTGTTCACCTTAACCGTAATTAATTTATCTATGCTTTCGGAAATAGCCGAAAACGTTGTTAATTCTCAAAAAGTTAAAAACCTAGACATACAAGTTTCAGGAGCATTTTTCAATCTTCGTACTCCTTTTATCAGCTTAGTATTATATTATTTTACTCAGCTAGGCTCCGTTTACGGTGTAACTATAATTACCTTGTTAATGAGTATTCTTTTACTTTGGAAACAACGCTTATATCAGCTTTTAGCGCTTTTAATTTCTGTTTTGGGTAGCGGCATTTCCATGCATTTTTCGAAGCTTTACTTTCACCGGGAACGACCACTTAACCTGGCTTATTATACCACCGAAAGTTCCTTTTCCTTCCCGAGCGGGCATTCTACCAGTGCTATGGCTTTGGTAGGAGTTTTATGTTATATTGCCTTATTAGAAATTAGAAGTAAAAGAATCCGCGCGTTTGTTTTTATTACGGGTATTTGCTATATTTTACTTATAGGATTTAGTCGGATTTACCTGGGGGTTCACTTTTTAACCGACGTAGCCGCCGGTTTTTTGCTGGGTTTTTTGTGGGTATTATTAGCGATAGGATTAATGGAATATTCGGCTCTTAAACAATTTAAACTATCCCGAAGTTAA
- a CDS encoding phosphatase PAP2 family protein, with the protein MKSVTHWWLTLSLFLSLLSTQLQAQDTDTLKKYQDSTLAPTKVSFFKSKGFRASIVPAVLIGYGVSTMKDHGIYSSYDAKRDLQRHFPNFKTKVDDYLIFAPFVELALAYTLQFEGNHDYLNTGILILKAEAINAVLVFGLKSITKQERPNGENSYSFPSGHTAHAFLAASIIHSELRHRSQWFGIGAYTIATGVGALRMLNNKHWQSDVFAGAGVGILSSHLAYLSHRNRWGRKPTIVFAPTYLYGVPAIHVSMNLESAKSRNSLMLKGVRKRVPLAYK; encoded by the coding sequence ATGAAATCTGTTACTCATTGGTGGTTGACTTTGTCTTTATTTTTAAGCTTACTAAGTACGCAACTGCAGGCGCAGGATACAGATACTTTAAAAAAATACCAAGATTCTACGCTTGCTCCCACAAAAGTTTCTTTTTTTAAATCTAAAGGTTTCCGGGCATCTATTGTGCCGGCGGTACTCATTGGCTATGGCGTTAGTACCATGAAGGATCATGGTATTTACAGTAGCTACGACGCAAAAAGAGATTTGCAGCGCCATTTTCCAAACTTTAAAACCAAAGTAGATGATTATTTAATATTTGCTCCTTTTGTGGAATTAGCTCTAGCCTACACTTTACAATTTGAGGGAAACCATGATTATTTAAATACGGGAATTTTAATTCTAAAAGCAGAGGCCATTAATGCCGTTCTGGTTTTTGGACTTAAAAGTATTACCAAACAAGAACGCCCGAACGGCGAAAATTCCTATTCTTTTCCTTCCGGGCATACGGCGCACGCTTTTCTGGCTGCTTCTATTATTCATTCGGAACTGCGCCACCGGAGCCAATGGTTTGGTATTGGCGCCTATACTATTGCCACGGGAGTAGGAGCGTTGCGCATGTTAAATAATAAACATTGGCAATCAGATGTGTTTGCGGGAGCAGGAGTTGGTATCTTGTCGTCGCATTTGGCTTACTTGTCGCACCGAAACCGTTGGGGACGTAAACCTACTATTGTATTTGCGCCGACTTATTTGTATGGAGTGCCCGCTATACATGTTTCCATGAATCTGGAATCGGCTAAAAGCAGGAATTCTCTAATGCTGAAAGGCGTCAGAAAACGGGTTCCACTGGCGTATAAATAA
- the purB gene encoding adenylosuccinate lyase, with product MKLQSLTALSPIDGRYRRQTAELAPFFSEFGLIKYRVQIEIEYFIALCELPLPQLSAVNNQVFTGLRQVYQNFSVEDAAAIKEIEKTTNHDVKAVEYFIKNHFDQLGLGNYKEFIHFGLTSQDINNTAIPLSLKEAAETHLLPALNQIVEALQQMADTWKNVSLLARTHGQPASPTRLGKEIQVFAERLQVQLAQLKSIPYSAKFGGATGNFNAHFVAYPQIDWLTFANTFVNETLGLSRSQYTTQIEHYDNLAAFFDAVKRLSTILIDFSRDVWQYISVGYFKQKIKVGEVGSSAMPHKVNPIDFENAEGNFGIANALLEFLAAKLPISRLQRDLTDSTVLRNLGVPLAHTIIALKSLQKGIGKLELNELALQQDLEENWAVVAEGIQTILRREGYPQPYEALKALTRVKEKITAQTISCFIDTLEVNEAVKTELKAITPFNYTGILF from the coding sequence ATGAAATTGCAATCGCTTACTGCTCTTTCCCCAATTGATGGACGCTACCGGCGACAAACTGCCGAATTGGCACCTTTTTTTTCTGAATTTGGGTTAATAAAATACCGGGTCCAAATTGAGATAGAGTATTTTATTGCATTATGCGAATTACCTTTACCTCAATTGTCGGCCGTAAACAATCAGGTATTTACCGGTTTACGCCAAGTATACCAAAACTTTTCGGTAGAGGATGCCGCTGCAATTAAAGAAATAGAAAAAACGACGAACCACGATGTAAAAGCTGTAGAATATTTTATTAAAAATCATTTCGATCAACTCGGCTTAGGAAACTACAAAGAATTTATTCATTTTGGCTTAACGTCACAGGATATTAATAATACGGCTATTCCGCTTTCGTTAAAAGAAGCAGCTGAGACGCATCTTTTGCCGGCTTTAAATCAAATTGTGGAGGCATTGCAGCAAATGGCGGATACCTGGAAAAATGTTTCCTTATTAGCTCGCACGCACGGACAACCCGCCTCGCCAACCCGATTGGGCAAAGAAATACAAGTTTTCGCGGAACGGTTGCAAGTTCAATTAGCGCAGTTAAAATCCATTCCTTATTCGGCCAAATTTGGCGGCGCTACCGGCAACTTTAACGCTCATTTTGTAGCGTATCCGCAAATAGACTGGCTTACTTTTGCGAACACCTTTGTAAACGAAACATTAGGATTAAGCCGCAGCCAATACACCACCCAGATTGAACATTACGATAATTTAGCCGCTTTTTTCGACGCCGTTAAGCGCTTAAGCACCATTTTGATTGATTTTTCCCGGGACGTTTGGCAATATATTTCGGTAGGCTATTTTAAACAGAAAATTAAGGTGGGCGAAGTAGGTTCTTCGGCTATGCCGCACAAGGTAAACCCGATAGATTTTGAAAACGCCGAAGGTAATTTTGGCATAGCTAACGCGCTATTAGAGTTTTTGGCGGCTAAATTACCCATCAGCCGCTTACAACGCGATTTAACCGATTCTACCGTATTGCGCAATTTGGGTGTGCCCCTGGCTCACACGATTATTGCTTTAAAGTCTTTACAAAAAGGAATAGGTAAATTAGAACTGAACGAATTGGCATTGCAGCAAGATTTAGAAGAAAACTGGGCCGTAGTAGCCGAAGGTATTCAAACAATATTGCGTCGCGAAGGCTATCCGCAACCTTACGAGGCATTAAAGGCGCTTACCCGAGTAAAGGAAAAAATTACCGCTCAAACCATTAGTTGTTTTATCGATACCTTGGAGGTAAACGAAGCTGTAAAAACAGAATTAAAAGCCATCACTCCGTTTAACTATACGGGTATTCTGTTTTAA
- a CDS encoding type 1 glutamine amidotransferase: MSIKIAILDLYAGHPNQGMRCIQDILQRYSLRNQIPLVYQVFDVRANNEIPSTDFDIYISSGGPGSPLESEGSVWENNYFNLIEKLENINRNPNRVDKKHVFFICHSFQLICRKYQLGKISKRKSTSFGIFPIPRTADGQFEELFNGLGDPFFAVDSRDWQVIEPNEEKFEAIGAKLLALEKDRPHVNLERCLMAIRFTDYFFGTQFHPEADPVGMKEHLLTEEKKNQIIEVHGAEKYWEMLQFLDDPEKLERTQNQIIPAFLDQAIHALQEA; the protein is encoded by the coding sequence GTGTCTATAAAAATTGCCATTCTTGACCTTTACGCCGGCCATCCGAACCAAGGTATGCGTTGTATACAAGATATTTTACAACGTTACAGTCTCCGGAACCAAATTCCTCTGGTTTACCAGGTTTTTGATGTCCGAGCAAATAATGAAATCCCGAGTACTGATTTTGATATTTACATTTCCAGCGGCGGCCCCGGTAGTCCATTAGAAAGCGAAGGTTCTGTTTGGGAGAATAATTATTTTAATCTAATAGAAAAATTAGAGAATATTAATCGTAACCCTAACCGTGTCGACAAGAAACACGTTTTCTTTATTTGTCATTCGTTTCAGCTTATTTGCCGCAAATATCAACTAGGTAAAATATCCAAAAGAAAATCTACTTCCTTTGGTATATTCCCTATTCCTCGAACAGCCGACGGGCAATTCGAAGAGCTTTTTAACGGTTTAGGAGACCCTTTTTTTGCGGTAGACTCCCGCGATTGGCAAGTTATAGAGCCCAACGAAGAAAAGTTTGAAGCCATTGGCGCCAAATTGCTAGCCTTAGAAAAAGACCGTCCGCATGTAAATTTAGAACGTTGCCTTATGGCGATTCGCTTTACCGATTATTTCTTTGGTACTCAGTTCCATCCGGAAGCGGATCCGGTAGGCATGAAAGAACATTTACTGACTGAGGAAAAGAAAAATCAGATAATAGAAGTTCATGGAGCCGAAAAGTATTGGGAAATGCTACAATTTCTGGATGATCCGGAAAAGCTGGAACGCACCCAAAACCAAATTATACCTGCTTTTTTAGACCAAGCCATTCACGCGTTGCAGGAGGCCTGA
- a CDS encoding glycosyltransferase family 9 protein gives MSVLNGVKVNTDCIYFRGDVPCKPNKESGYICGDCPVYTPIQTRILIIKLGAIGDVIRTTPLLRKIRATYPQAKITWLTHTPAILPKNEIEEILKFDLAAILYLQNTHFDILFNLDKDKEACALHDTIQAKQKFGYTLKNGVAYPTNKLANHKYLTGVFDQVSLENKKSYVEEIFELCGWQFNYEEYIFDTHEDKGSTWRFDRNKPLIGLNTGCGDRWTTRLWSDEKWLELIYLLQQENFTVVLLGGEQEDTRNKRLSEASNATYLGYFKLEQFINLMYQMDVIVTQVTMAMHIAIALRKKMVLLNNIFNAHEFELYGRGVIIQPDKDCVCFYRGTCKFGTSCMEDLPAAKVWQAVKDTLQTDVTPVPPLV, from the coding sequence ATGTCTGTTTTAAATGGCGTAAAAGTTAATACCGATTGCATTTATTTCCGGGGCGATGTGCCGTGTAAACCCAATAAGGAATCCGGTTATATATGCGGCGATTGCCCAGTTTATACCCCTATTCAAACGCGCATTCTTATAATTAAATTAGGCGCTATTGGTGATGTTATTCGCACTACCCCCTTGCTCCGGAAAATACGGGCTACTTACCCGCAGGCTAAAATAACCTGGCTTACCCATACGCCAGCCATTCTTCCTAAAAACGAAATAGAAGAAATTCTGAAGTTTGACTTAGCGGCCATTTTATACCTGCAAAACACCCATTTTGATATTTTATTTAATTTAGATAAAGACAAAGAAGCTTGCGCCTTACACGATACCATTCAGGCAAAACAAAAATTTGGCTATACTTTAAAAAACGGCGTAGCTTATCCCACTAATAAGTTAGCTAATCATAAATATTTAACGGGTGTTTTCGACCAGGTAAGTCTGGAGAATAAAAAGTCGTACGTTGAAGAAATTTTTGAATTATGTGGGTGGCAGTTTAACTACGAAGAATACATTTTTGATACCCACGAGGACAAAGGTTCTACCTGGCGCTTCGACCGGAACAAGCCTCTAATTGGTTTAAATACCGGTTGCGGTGACCGCTGGACAACCCGGTTATGGTCAGATGAAAAATGGTTGGAATTGATTTATTTGCTCCAACAGGAAAACTTTACAGTGGTTTTGCTAGGCGGCGAACAGGAAGATACCCGCAACAAACGACTCAGCGAAGCTTCCAACGCTACTTACTTAGGTTATTTTAAGTTAGAGCAATTTATTAATTTAATGTACCAGATGGATGTAATTGTAACGCAGGTAACCATGGCCATGCACATTGCTATTGCCTTACGCAAGAAAATGGTTTTGCTAAATAACATCTTTAACGCACACGAATTTGAATTATACGGGCGAGGCGTGATAATCCAACCCGATAAAGATTGTGTTTGTTTTTACCGGGGTACCTGTAAATTTGGAACCTCGTGCATGGAAGATTTACCGGCCGCAAAAGTTTGGCAAGCAGTGAAAGATACGCTTCAAACAGATGTTACACCTGTGCCGCCACTTGTTTAA
- a CDS encoding biosynthetic peptidoglycan transglycosylase encodes MNPKIQAFLNSKGAKIAGKVAAVAAVMLLITLTVVFIFRRNILQFVVKEVITRVERKYPVDLVIGKADYVGVKTVIMRDIAVIPKGADTLFTTDSVDAEISLWTIFKGHVVFSDLKIANAFLTARKTKNQNNYGFLIRKKTPAAPRDTTQGRNYGEILNRVIETAFENVPDAVTFRNLLVTYESEKRNIRVDMPLLTVEDGDISTSLTVQTDSLINRMHVDGSINPDDYQLSANLYTTDTAGIRIPYIKDKYGAKLSFDSLKVSLTDKVYRKNRLTIKGEGRMNKLLVNHPKIADGDVQIDKGAIDYVVTIGENYYSLDTLSRVTVNKMVVYPQARFITKPSKRVALKVYSAQTEANDFFQSLPKGMFEALEGIKAQGYLSYKMNFYVDLAQIDSLRFNSDLEGKNFTILQYGKTDLREMNQPFEHTVYEYGKPLRTFIVGPQNPNFTPYNQISNYLKNSILTSEDYGFFKHKGFHEGAFRHSMITNLKEKNFTRGGSTISMQLVKNVFLTRKKTVARKVEEMLIVWLIENNRITSKQRMYEVYLNIIEWGPNVYGVKEASRFFFEKYPSELNLAESLFLTSIIPRPKAYRYSFDAYGNLRSRPRYFFKLISGIMLRRGLISREDYDNLYPHVNLAGRARDLIVTATPQPDTTAVDSLQIDLVTPIDLLD; translated from the coding sequence TTGAACCCGAAGATACAAGCATTTTTAAATAGTAAAGGCGCTAAAATAGCCGGAAAAGTAGCTGCCGTAGCCGCGGTAATGTTACTAATTACTCTTACTGTAGTATTTATTTTCCGCCGGAATATCTTGCAATTTGTTGTAAAAGAAGTGATTACCCGGGTTGAGCGCAAGTATCCGGTAGACTTAGTAATAGGTAAAGCCGATTACGTAGGGGTGAAAACCGTAATAATGCGGGATATTGCTGTAATACCCAAAGGTGCCGATACTTTATTTACCACCGATAGTGTAGACGCAGAAATTAGCCTTTGGACCATTTTTAAAGGCCATGTTGTATTTAGCGACCTTAAAATTGCTAATGCCTTTTTAACGGCCCGGAAGACGAAAAATCAAAATAATTATGGCTTCTTAATCCGGAAGAAAACCCCTGCTGCTCCCAGAGATACCACTCAAGGACGTAATTACGGCGAAATATTAAACCGCGTAATTGAAACGGCTTTTGAAAATGTACCAGATGCCGTTACATTCCGGAATTTGTTAGTTACTTACGAAAGTGAAAAGCGCAACATTCGGGTAGATATGCCTTTACTTACCGTGGAGGATGGGGATATTAGCACCTCTTTAACGGTGCAAACCGACTCTTTAATAAATAGAATGCACGTAGATGGTAGTATTAACCCGGATGATTACCAACTTTCGGCTAACCTTTACACTACCGACACGGCCGGAATCCGGATTCCATACATAAAAGATAAATACGGCGCCAAACTTTCTTTTGACTCGCTCAAAGTTAGTTTAACCGATAAAGTTTACCGAAAAAACCGACTCACAATTAAAGGGGAAGGTCGGATGAATAAACTGTTAGTAAATCACCCCAAAATAGCCGATGGTGATGTGCAAATAGATAAAGGAGCAATTGACTACGTAGTTACTATTGGCGAAAATTATTATTCGTTGGATACTCTCTCGCGGGTAACGGTTAATAAAATGGTAGTCTATCCGCAAGCTCGCTTCATTACAAAACCTTCTAAACGCGTTGCCTTAAAAGTTTACTCGGCTCAAACCGAAGCCAACGACTTTTTTCAATCTTTACCGAAAGGTATGTTTGAAGCCCTGGAAGGGATAAAGGCTCAAGGGTATTTATCCTACAAAATGAACTTTTATGTGGATTTAGCGCAGATAGATAGTTTAAGGTTTAATTCCGATTTAGAGGGTAAAAACTTTACTATTTTGCAATACGGTAAAACCGACCTGCGCGAGATGAATCAGCCATTTGAACATACCGTTTACGAGTATGGTAAACCCTTGCGTACTTTTATTGTTGGCCCACAAAACCCCAATTTCACTCCGTATAATCAAATTTCTAATTACTTAAAAAATAGTATTCTTACTTCCGAAGATTACGGCTTCTTTAAACACAAAGGTTTTCACGAAGGAGCATTCCGGCATTCAATGATTACCAACCTGAAGGAAAAGAATTTTACCCGGGGCGGCAGTACTATTTCGATGCAATTAGTTAAAAACGTGTTTCTGACGCGCAAAAAAACAGTTGCCCGCAAAGTAGAAGAAATGCTAATAGTGTGGCTCATCGAAAATAATCGGATTACCTCTAAACAACGCATGTACGAGGTATACTTAAATATTATTGAATGGGGACCAAACGTGTACGGCGTGAAAGAAGCCTCCCGGTTCTTTTTCGAAAAATATCCGTCTGAGCTTAACTTAGCCGAAAGTTTATTTCTTACGAGTATCATTCCTCGGCCCAAGGCCTACCGGTATTCTTTCGATGCTTACGGGAATTTACGAAGCCGGCCGCGTTACTTTTTTAAACTTATCTCCGGAATTATGCTGCGCCGGGGGCTAATTTCGCGCGAAGATTACGATAATTTGTACCCGCACGTAAATTTAGCCGGTCGGGCCCGCGATTTAATTGTAACAGCTACTCCGCAACCGGATACCACAGCCGTAGATTCGCTGCAAATTGATTTAGTTACTCCCATTGATTTGTTAGATTAA
- a CDS encoding glycosyltransferase family 2 protein, which produces MQQPDLDISVVIPLLDEAESLPELTQWISRVMLSHGYSYELILVDDGSTDNSWAVIQDLSALNPAIRAIRFNRNYGKSAALHVGFKETRGKVVITMDADLQDSPDEIPELYRMVTEQGYDLVSGWKKKRFDPLSKTIPTKLFNGVTRKISRIPLHDFNCGLKAYDQRVVKSIDVYGEMHRYIPVIAKWNGFKKIGEKVVQHRERKYGITKFGLERFVYGFLDLLSITFVSKFKKRPMHFFGTMGTLSFFIGFFITMWLIGDKIYNSFYLHQRSRDVVAQPLFFLALVALIIGVQLFLAGFLAEMISLTGSRKNEYLIRDQIGLKPTHV; this is translated from the coding sequence ATGCAGCAACCCGATTTAGATATATCGGTAGTGATACCGCTTCTGGACGAAGCAGAATCCTTACCGGAACTTACCCAATGGATTAGCCGTGTGATGCTTTCGCACGGCTATTCTTATGAGCTAATTTTAGTAGACGACGGTAGTACGGATAATTCATGGGCGGTTATTCAAGATCTTTCTGCTCTAAACCCAGCTATCAGAGCCATTCGGTTTAATCGGAACTATGGTAAATCGGCGGCTTTACATGTGGGTTTTAAAGAAACGCGTGGTAAAGTTGTCATTACCATGGATGCCGATTTACAGGATAGCCCGGATGAAATACCCGAATTATACCGGATGGTTACGGAACAAGGATATGATCTGGTTTCGGGATGGAAGAAAAAGCGCTTCGATCCTTTATCTAAAACTATTCCGACGAAGTTGTTTAACGGTGTAACCCGTAAAATCTCGCGTATTCCTCTGCACGATTTTAACTGTGGCCTAAAAGCTTACGATCAACGGGTAGTAAAAAGTATTGATGTTTACGGCGAAATGCACCGTTATATTCCGGTAATTGCTAAGTGGAATGGCTTTAAAAAAATAGGAGAAAAAGTAGTACAGCATCGCGAACGGAAATACGGTATTACTAAATTTGGCTTAGAACGTTTCGTGTACGGCTTTCTCGATTTGCTATCGATTACGTTTGTTTCTAAGTTTAAAAAACGGCCCATGCACTTTTTTGGAACTATGGGTACTTTATCTTTTTTCATCGGTTTTTTTATTACCATGTGGCTGATAGGTGATAAAATATACAACTCGTTTTACCTGCACCAGCGCTCCCGCGATGTAGTAGCTCAGCCTTTATTTTTCCTTGCTTTAGTGGCTCTTATTATTGGGGTACAATTATTTCTAGCGGGTTTCCTGGCCGAAATGATTTCGCTTACGGGAAGCCGTAAAAACGAATACCTTATTCGCGATCAGATTGGATTAAAGCCAACGCATGTCTAA
- a CDS encoding DUF4199 domain-containing protein, whose protein sequence is MENYSTTSVSPSKNAIALRYGVIFGIISIVYSLILNITDLAFTNQALSWFSFLILIAAIVLAMREFKRQNNNYMSYGQGLGIGTLVTAVSSALGGIFTYIYVKFIDTGFIDKMREMQVSELEKKGMNDDQIDQAVAMSDKMMTPEMIVVFAILAGLFFGFLLSLIISALIKRTRPEFE, encoded by the coding sequence ATGGAAAATTATTCTACCACATCGGTGAGTCCTTCTAAAAATGCTATTGCTCTACGTTACGGAGTAATCTTCGGGATTATATCTATTGTTTATTCACTTATTTTAAACATAACCGATCTGGCTTTTACCAATCAAGCCTTAAGCTGGTTTTCATTTCTTATTTTAATAGCGGCAATTGTGCTGGCCATGCGAGAATTTAAACGCCAGAATAACAATTACATGTCGTATGGTCAAGGCTTAGGAATAGGTACCCTCGTGACTGCAGTGTCTAGTGCCTTAGGAGGAATATTTACCTACATCTATGTGAAATTTATTGATACTGGCTTTATTGATAAAATGCGGGAGATGCAAGTGTCTGAATTAGAAAAAAAAGGCATGAACGATGACCAAATAGACCAAGCAGTTGCCATGTCCGATAAAATGATGACTCCTGAAATGATAGTAGTGTTTGCTATTTTAGCAGGCTTATTTTTTGGATTTTTATTATCGTTAATTATTTCGGCTTTGATAAAACGTACTCGGCCGGAATTTGAATAA
- a CDS encoding DUF4199 domain-containing protein, with protein sequence MLDQAAIKTALRFGVLAAGASFLVILVVYLSGSNPYGQKAFYALFILPVFLFTGTAYFKRKFDPELRFFKGLKLGWLTSLIAAVTFGIFIYIFSLIIGSEAIRGHIQEMKTMMEQNKSQFLSLPNGKQVYDLNYTKLNQITITSLVLDNFLKMLLIGFLFSLVSATFYRK encoded by the coding sequence ATGTTAGATCAAGCAGCTATAAAAACAGCTTTACGATTTGGTGTATTAGCGGCAGGAGCTAGCTTTTTAGTAATCCTAGTAGTTTATTTATCAGGAAGTAACCCATACGGGCAAAAAGCCTTTTATGCTTTATTCATCCTGCCGGTATTTTTATTTACGGGCACTGCTTATTTTAAAAGAAAATTTGATCCTGAATTACGATTTTTCAAAGGTTTGAAATTGGGTTGGCTAACCTCCTTAATAGCAGCTGTTACCTTTGGCATATTTATTTATATATTTTCTTTGATAATTGGTTCTGAAGCGATTCGAGGGCATATTCAGGAAATGAAGACTATGATGGAGCAGAATAAAAGTCAGTTTCTTAGTCTGCCCAACGGCAAGCAAGTGTACGATTTAAATTATACCAAGCTCAACCAAATCACCATTACCTCTCTAGTTTTAGATAATTTTCTAAAAATGTTACTGATCGGTTTTTTATTCTCCTTGGTATCTGCTACATTTTACCGAAAATAA
- a CDS encoding glycosyltransferase encodes MSKIVIIGPAHPLRGGLATYNERLTRAFQQSGDEVEIVTFSLQYPSFLFPGKTQYSDEVPPADLKIKALINSINPISWVKTGNYVRHQKPDILIFRFWLPFMGPALGTIARLVALNKYTKILAITDNIIPHEKRPGDLPFTKYFLQACQGFVTMSKAVLDDLKKMQPAKIKAYHPHPLYDNFGELLEKSEAQRFLNLNLDYHYILFFGFIRAYKGLDLLLEAFANEKLSQHKNLKLIIAGEFYESSEPYNQLIQQYQLEDRIIRATDFIPNNLVRYYFGASDLVVQPYKHATQSGVSQIAYYFNKPMLVTNVGGLAELVPNGKAGYVTPVDSEAIAAAILDFYENKREAFFTEQVSELKKQFSWESMVQTLKQVAAQV; translated from the coding sequence ATGTCTAAAATAGTAATTATTGGGCCGGCTCATCCGTTGCGGGGTGGGTTAGCTACTTATAATGAACGGTTAACTAGGGCTTTTCAGCAATCCGGTGATGAAGTAGAAATTGTTACTTTTAGTTTACAGTATCCCAGTTTTCTTTTCCCGGGTAAAACCCAATATTCCGATGAAGTTCCTCCCGCTGATTTAAAGATTAAAGCACTTATAAATTCCATTAATCCCATCTCGTGGGTAAAAACAGGTAATTATGTACGTCATCAAAAGCCAGATATTCTGATTTTTCGGTTTTGGTTACCTTTTATGGGACCCGCACTAGGCACTATTGCCCGGTTGGTCGCTCTAAATAAATACACTAAGATTTTAGCTATTACCGATAATATTATTCCGCACGAAAAGCGGCCCGGCGACTTGCCCTTTACTAAATATTTTTTGCAAGCATGCCAAGGCTTTGTAACTATGTCGAAAGCGGTACTGGACGATTTAAAAAAAATGCAGCCTGCCAAAATAAAAGCATACCATCCACATCCCTTGTACGATAATTTTGGTGAACTTCTTGAAAAATCAGAAGCGCAGCGTTTCTTGAATTTAAACCTAGATTACCACTATATTTTATTTTTCGGCTTTATTCGGGCTTATAAAGGACTGGATTTATTATTAGAAGCCTTTGCCAACGAAAAGCTAAGCCAACATAAAAATTTAAAACTGATTATTGCCGGCGAATTTTACGAAAGCTCCGAACCGTATAATCAATTGATTCAGCAATATCAATTAGAAGATAGAATTATCCGCGCGACCGATTTTATTCCGAATAACCTGGTTCGATATTATTTTGGTGCCTCAGATTTAGTAGTTCAGCCATACAAACACGCTACGCAGAGTGGCGTTTCGCAGATTGCCTATTATTTCAATAAGCCTATGTTAGTAACCAATGTAGGGGGATTGGCCGAACTGGTTCCAAATGGTAAAGCCGGGTATGTTACTCCCGTTGATTCAGAAGCTATTGCTGCTGCTATTCTAGACTTCTATGAAAATAAACGTGAGGCCTTTTTTACTGAACAGGTAAGTGAATTAAAAAAACAGTTTTCCTGGGAAAGTATGGTGCAAACGCTTAAACAAGTGGCGGCACAGGTGTAA